From the Halobacterium zhouii genome, the window AGTAGTTGCCGTGCTTGGCGACGGGGACGCCGGCGCCGCTGGCGACCAGCGTCGAGGTCGTAGAGACGTTGATGGTGTCGTAGTCGTCGCCGCCGGTGCCACAGGTGTCGACGAGCGGTTCGCGGTCGGGATCGATTGTGCGCGCGGCGTCCCGCATTCCGCGCGCGAACCCCGCGATTTCGGCCTCCGTCTCGCCCTTCGCACGGAGCGCCGCGAGCAGCGCGCCGATCTGGGCGTCCGTTGCGTCCTCGAACAGTCGGGTGGCGGCGTCACGGGCTTCCTCGAGGCTCAAATCTTCGCCCTTGGTGACGCGCTCGATGTATTCCTCCATTGCAATCACTGATGTACGGTTCTGCGTTATAGTGTACAAAACTGTACGTCGACTTAAAGCTGTCGCGGACGCTCGCCACCGGCCCCTCGCTCGGTTCCTCGATTCGAAACCTTAAACTACAACCCCCGGCTACGATTCGATGCGTTCGAAAGCCCCGCGGGTTGGTGGTCTAGTCAGGCTATGACACCTCCTTGACATGGAGGAGGTCGGCGGTTCAAATCCGCCCCAACCCATTCTCTTAAACCTTCACCGCGAAGCGACGGCTCTGTCGCTTCGCGTGAAGTGGTGGTGAATGGCGTTCGGCGGATTTGAACCAGACGAGTCGCAGCCCGGGACGCGAACGAAGTGAGCGACCCGGAACGTCTCGGCGAGGTTCACAATCCGCCCCAACCCACTACTACGACCTTTTACGCTGCGCTCGGCGCGGAGCGCCTCGCTCGGTAAAAGCTCGGCCAAAAGCACTCCTCCTTCACTTCGCTAACGCTCCGTTCAGTCGTCGGCCCGCGCTCACTTCGTTCGCGCGGTAAATCGCCGACCTTCCGGGGCCTGACGGCCCGCTCGGTCGGCGAACGCTATCACGGTAGTAACCGTTCTCAGACCGCGTCCGAGAAGAACCCGAGCGTGTGGCCCACGACGGCGGTGCGGTTCGTGTTGAAACCGTGGTCCTCGCCGGGGATCACAGTGACCGTGGCGTCCGGGATGCGACTCGCGAAGTCCTCGGCGAGATCGACGGGCATGCCGCGTTCCGCGTCGCCACAGAGGATGCGGACGGGCACGTCGATGCGGCCGAGGTCGTCGTCGTCGACGACGTACTCCTCGACGTCGCCGAACTGTTCGTCCTCGACGTCGTCGATGTTCGATTCGTCGCCGAGTTCCATCGTGGCTGGCTCCCACAGGACGACGCGCTCGACGGCGTCGGGAACGTACGTGAGCGTGACGCCGCCACCGAAACTCTTCGCGAGCAGGTAGATGGTCGTACAGCCCTCGGACTGAAGGTACTCGACAGCGGCGTCGACCTCGCGGTGGATCTCGGCGAGGGTTTTCTCGTCGAGTTCCTCGTGGTTCTCCCAGGTGTCGAACCGGAACACCTGCTTGCCGGTGCCCGCGAGTTCGTAGGA encodes:
- a CDS encoding alpha/beta hydrolase → MSLELVDFEVGGETYEGRLNTQRADADTGVVVVPGAGHGPFGDIFDVISYELAGTGKQVFRFDTWENHEELDEKTLAEIHREVDAAVEYLQSEGCTTIYLLAKSFGGGVTLTYVPDAVERVVLWEPATMELGDESNIDDVEDEQFGDVEEYVVDDDDLGRIDVPVRILCGDAERGMPVDLAEDFASRIPDATVTVIPGEDHGFNTNRTAVVGHTLGFFSDAV